The Hahella sp. HNIBRBA332 genome window below encodes:
- a CDS encoding carboxymuconolactone decarboxylase family protein: protein MTIQETYREIEQTLGLVPEWIRQMPESGVNGFWTMARDFWLSETKVPNKYKELIGLAVSGATRCKYCALFHTEAARLFGATDDEIAEASLMGALSMMGSTFINAQQIDYDTFKQETLDIVRHVKSQQTSQAA, encoded by the coding sequence ATGACAATTCAAGAAACCTATCGAGAAATCGAGCAAACCTTAGGACTGGTTCCGGAATGGATCAGGCAAATGCCAGAAAGCGGTGTGAACGGCTTTTGGACAATGGCCCGGGATTTCTGGCTGTCGGAAACCAAAGTCCCCAATAAATACAAAGAACTGATTGGCCTCGCAGTGTCCGGCGCAACCCGCTGCAAATACTGCGCACTATTCCATACCGAAGCCGCCCGGCTTTTTGGGGCGACTGATGATGAGATCGCCGAAGCCAGCCTGATGGGCGCGCTTTCCATGATGGGCAGCACCTTTATCAACGCCCAGCAAATTGACTACGACACATTCAAACAGGAAACGCTTGATATTGTCCGCCATGTTAAAAGCCAGCAAACCTCTCAAGCGGCATGA
- a CDS encoding ABC transporter substrate-binding protein: MLVSRWCCFFMLMLCRALPTYAETAGSATAALDVYISEYPPFCYTENGVAKGMAVETVEEIMRTVGEAYPIQSTPWKRGLYYLANKSNAALFTVTRTEQRESLYKWVGPVAIANLVFFAAKDANVQIDNMDDARAVSRIGTVQGYSAEKLLQRQGFTNLVSNPGSEQFNPGNLVRGYLDLWVTVDVVGVFTARLQGIDPGLLKIVYVIQEQPKYIAFSKEVPDNVIQTWQDALDEMKRDGRMQHITQKWLGEH, translated from the coding sequence ATGCTGGTCTCACGCTGGTGCTGTTTCTTCATGTTGATGCTTTGTCGCGCCCTGCCAACTTATGCTGAAACGGCGGGAAGCGCGACAGCGGCGTTGGACGTCTACATCTCTGAATATCCTCCCTTCTGCTACACGGAAAATGGCGTCGCCAAAGGCATGGCGGTTGAAACCGTTGAGGAAATCATGCGAACGGTAGGGGAGGCTTATCCAATTCAATCCACGCCTTGGAAACGGGGCCTGTATTACCTGGCCAACAAGTCCAACGCGGCGTTATTTACGGTGACTCGCACTGAGCAACGGGAGTCGTTGTATAAGTGGGTGGGGCCGGTGGCGATTGCCAATCTGGTGTTTTTCGCCGCTAAAGACGCCAATGTTCAGATAGACAACATGGACGACGCCCGCGCTGTGTCTCGCATCGGTACGGTGCAGGGGTACTCCGCTGAAAAGTTACTGCAGCGACAAGGATTCACTAATTTGGTCAGTAACCCGGGGAGCGAGCAGTTTAATCCGGGTAATTTGGTGCGGGGGTATCTGGATCTCTGGGTGACGGTGGATGTGGTCGGCGTATTTACGGCAAGGTTGCAGGGCATCGACCCCGGACTGCTGAAAATCGTTTATGTCATCCAGGAGCAGCCCAAATATATCGCCTTCTCCAAAGAGGTTCCGGATAACGTGATTCAGACTTGGCAGGATGCTCTGGATGAAATGAAGCGGGACGGGCGCATGCAGCATATTACTCAGAAATGGCTGGGGGAACATTGA